In the genome of Stigmatopora nigra isolate UIUO_SnigA chromosome 7, RoL_Snig_1.1, whole genome shotgun sequence, the window GACATGGATTTcagttatatgtatatttactcATTTCACACTAGGGCAAATAATCTGAGTAAAGTAGAGTATAGTAGAGTAGAGTACTAAAGTTAGGTTTCAAGCCACAAAGTGTTGTTACATTCCAATGAAACCTTATTCAGGCTCATCATTTTGCATTAAATAGCACATGAGagtacacatttaatttttgtaaCTATATTTACATTCATTCTGTTCCTACACTTAATTATGATCATGGTCATTAATAAAACtgcacatttaaataaaactatgttttttgtttatacattttgagatgTACTGTATGATTATTACAATTGCACGCAAGTCGTATTGGGAATTTGTATCATATTACATCAATTGTTTTTATCTTTGCTTGTCTGTTGACAGGGGATCCTCACTTGATGCCTTTTCAGACACAAAGCTGACATGGCGTAAATTAACAACTTCCCACGGTACAGTTTTCTATTATACTATTTTCATGTTCATGTGCTTTTGaagtgtttttcctttaaataaaTTTGGAATGGCATTATAATTTTACTTGGGTTAATGACTGAATACACACTATCGCTTACTATATATACAAAATCAAGTTCCTGTGTAGCAAACCAAAGACTTCACCATATAGTTTCCAAGATGTAGATTAACACCATTTAATACTTCTAGTTGAATTAAATATTATCCTACTGTCAGAATTAGTGTGATCAAATGAGGAAAATAAAGATTTGTGCACTGTATGCCATTTGAGCTCACAATGCTGTCATCTGCGAGATAAAAATGTTGCTGAAACACAACTCCTCAAATACAATAGAAGATAATATAGTGATGGTTTCTCTAACAAAGAGGACCAAAAGTGAAAGACATCTGACCTTCTGACCTCACCTGTGATAATGACCTGGGCATCATAAGGCTCCATATAGCCATCATTCACTCCTGCTCTCTCCGCCTCCCTTTGTTCTTTGGTTTTCTCTGCGTCGAAAGGATCCGCGTAGTCCTCGAGAATGATCAGCTGAGACACACAAAGACAGATACAGATAAGATAACCCGTTTGTATCTATTTGTGGGGGCATCCGTCATTGTCTGAGTGGAAATAATAGCGCAAAGAGGTCAGAGTATTATTTGATGGAGCACAATGAAGGGTTCACAACATTGTTGTCTTGCAATGGCGATGGAAATTGGATACACAGCTCATTATGGCAACAAGAATACAGTGGAAGTGGAACACTATCTCCTTGTTCTAATTTCACATTTTCACATAGAAAACAGTGAGTTGTATCAATTTCATTAGCAAAACTGCATTTGTCTAACAATGTATATATGTTGTTATAAattatttgaataataataatagtcgcGTCGTAGAGGTTtgctcgcctgacttcggtgtgagcaggcgcgggctcgattcctgTTGGTGGCTGTATGTTTGGAACTGCGGATTGTCGTTTGTCTATCTATTTGCCATACGActtactggcgaccagtctagtaTATATTTTGCCTTTCGCCTGACGGCAGCTAGTTTTGGTtccagcaaccctttcgaggatacGCCGtagggaagatgaatgaataaaataataattgaaaaatgcaAGCGtcctaataataatacatttgcaaAATTAGTCACTTGCTCTATAAAGGGTTATAACGTTTTTAGAACAACTCCTGTAGATGGTTACTTACTGTTGTTTTAATATCTGAGCGCCCACTGTCAACGTCGGGTTTGATCTGCTCACTTATCCCATTGAGTTTGGGATTCTTATCTTGCTTGTCCACTTTGATCATCCTGCTGATGTAAGCCTGAGCCAGGCTGGTGGTCCTCACTTGAACCTTCTCTGCTGGAGCCTCCACCTTGGAAGAGTTCTTGCGATTTTTTCCTGGGGCCAGAGTCTCCCACACGGTTCCACCTGCAGAACCAGTGTTGTTGTTGCGGCCCAATTCCGTGGCCGAATTCTTCCTGTTTCTCCCTGCCAGCAAAGCGGTCATTCCATTATCTTTGCGCGGATTTCCCTTTAGGCTATCACGGGAGAGGGACCCTTTGTGTCGTGTTTGGGGGCCTGATTCGGAGGCCGAACGGACTCTTTCGCTGCCGTTCTTTAGGTTGATGGGAAAGTCTCTGAACCATTTCGCCATCTTTACCAAACAAGCACAAAATTGCAACAAgagaactcttttttttttcaactgtccCCAACTTTACGCATGCATTTTACGCAGAATCCCAATCAAAAATCTTTTCCTTTCTTGTCTTCTGTGATCTCATGTGACAATTTTGCATCCGCTCGCAGCGTCCCAAGTTCCTTGCCAGCTAGATGGGTTCTTCTGAAGCTTCTTAAGGGTCATCGAATGCTTATTTGGGGCCCCTCGCCTGCTCAAGTAACAGCTATCCCCTCAGTTTGAAGAGAAGTCTTTCCAAAATGAACACTCGAAAAAACTGGTAGATTTTCTTTGAGCCAAGTGAAGAGCCCATTACCGGTGCGTGATACACTACGTCCAGTTTCTCCAgcgtaaagagagagagagagagagagagagagagagtagggGAACCACACTGATCAGAGAAGTTGTGCGCACAGATTTTGAAAAGTGAGAAGTCCACTTGTTTTGGGAGAGGGTGTGTCTTTCTCGAATGGGCGGGTTTAAGGATTAACCAAGCTTTATCAATGTTTATTATCAGCATTATTGTACACTATGCtttgagttttatttatttaataacacaatacatattaattaaCATATAGTACATGTATAAATCATCTGAACCACAAACACAGCTTACTGCTCTTTGCACTCATTGATATCGATAGATatccaattaattttaaaagttaaaaaaaagaaaagagatgaCAAATAATAATATCATTATTCGtgcaaaaatggtttaaaaggcTCATGCCAGCCCACACAGTTAAATTGTAGAATTGTTATACTAATACAATACAAAGTATTAGAGTTTTAATGTTTGTAAAATATTTGTTCTAAAATGTATAATTCTCATTTCTTTTCTAATTGTGTTgatgttttattattgttttttaccTTAGCATTACGATATGTAGATCAAATTTACAATCTGAAATGCATTCATCAcattatgtttttatatattcagAGCCTTTTTGGGGGAATgttagtaaaatataaaaatacaataatattttgCAATATTGCTAGTTTGTGAAAAAAACTTAATAACAACGCCACCTCCTGGCTAAGAATTGAAACTCACATGGACTTAGCCCATTGTTCTTTTGTGCACTTGTGAGAACTATCGTTACAGTTGTTTTATatatctgttttatttattgcacTTGCAGTAAATGACTCAACTAATGTTCCTGATAATGTTAAAAGTCAATACTACTAGGCCACTGGCGTTTCAAAACTTGTTAAATGATTGACTCCAATCTTTAACCAATAGGAAGCACCACCCATATGACGGCTCCCCGTTTACGTCGTCCAATCAAATGCCTCCTAGAGAAGGGGCTGGGCGTGATCATTCCATCCCGGACGGAGGTAACAGGTTGCTCCCGATTCATAACAATGAACTACTTCAAACATCCATTTACGACgctttcttgtttattttcgGATCCGATTCCGTGAAGACAGAGTTATTATTTATCTCCGATAGGATCCGAAGTGAGGCGGACAAAAAGTGAAGCGCGGCAAGAGTACGAggtaagttttttttggggtgacgTTACATTGTGAGAACTACAGCAGCTGAGCTGTCAAGACGAGACACTGATTCCTTCCTTTTCCTACTTGAATCATTTATAACAAAGATCGATGGGTTTCAAAATCACCGCTCATTGTTTATATTCCTATTTCAAACATTTGATCAGTTAAAAGCTTTAACTGCCGTATGTCTAATACCTAGATCACAATCATAGAAGTTGGTTTTAATTAGTAAACTAAAAACTGACTGTTTTCCCATTGGGAATTTGGAGGATGGTAACAATTTACCATAAAACTTTAAGGAAAGCATCTTTGTGTAGTTTCCCCGTATAAGTAGATTAAATAAATCACTGCACAATTGATCATCACTAATATGGACGGTTTGAAGTGTTTGAGAAAAGTGTTggattttttctccctttttatttGGGGAGATGATGATGTAATATTTAATGGTTGAGGAAGTTTTAATGTATAGTAGTCGGATACTTCATTGATTTCTCATCTGCATGGCATATGACAGACACTTGTGGAATGTGGGCAAAGGGAGTGTGTGCTCCTAAAATGGTGTCACTTTGTTTACACTGAAGAGCCCTCTTTGTTTGTGCTAATGAATgtgtttctctttttaaaaaacaggATAGATGGCTGTTTGTTGTGGGCGATAAAAGGGAGAAACACGTTTGCATCAGTTTGATCTATCTGcataaaagtctttttttttctactcactGGTTCCTACTGATGTATCAATGAACAGAAAATATTCAATGGAAATCCTGCAAACATTATTTTCTTAGTAAATTAGTTGACTCATTGACATTCTTTGGCGCCAGAAATAAAACAATAGTTTCACGCTCCACACCTTTTTTAATAACATAATTTTCCCTCATCTTCTCGAGTGAACATTTGAGAAATCACTTCCCCTATTCAAATTTTTATAGCACTCATTTCGCAAGATAAAATTTGGTTTCACGTCAGCATAAACAGCAGCAGATTGTTATCGTTCGCCACACTAATCCAGTTTGATTATGTCAAAAGATCAGCAGCACAGGTGTGTCTGCCATTTTTCTTAGGACGAGTTCCACATGAGGTAAATACACACTAGcaattttgtgtcaaattaATTTTCACTGTAGGGTGCTTACCGTAATGTCCGAAATTAGTTCcatgtataaaatatggaaCTATTTTCGGACCCTTATCAAGTTAAATTTGTAACGACTTGTACAATTGGGTTGTTGgggcactttttttatattttctctgtATATGCTCAATGTGGCAGGGACATATTTTGTCTGCTGAAAATTAGAGGAAGACTATAATTCTCCTTTATTGTTGTCTATTAGCATGTCTCATTTGAGTGACCCATTCAGTGTTGCTTGTGAAAAACACTTTTAACTtgtatcctttttttaatatgggaAAGAAGTGGTTACAATGAATTCAAGGTTGTTTGTCCACCGCACAGATAATTTAGCATTCAAAATCTAGGCCACAGTTTTATTTGGAGCGTGTGAAAATGTTGTGTCTGAAATAGTACCTCACAATATTGGCCTTCTTTCCCAATTGACCGTCTCGCCAAATgaaaattttcatttaaaaccaaCATTTCATTTGAGTTCCAGTTTTAACTCTCGGTTGTTGTAAATCTGGTTAGcgtatcagcctcacagttctgggatagagggttcgatcccaagtgggtcctcactgtatagcatttgcatgttctccccaggcttgtgtgggttttctccaagtactccggtttcctcccacgtcccatAGACATGCAGGCTAtgctggttgagcactctaaattgccccaaggtatgacaCCTTTTTAGTGTGtctcctgcctggtgcccataatttgctggggtaggctccagcacccccattccgacccttgtgagggtaaggggttaagaaaatgaatgaatgaatccataTTTAGCTTTAGAAAACAAGATGAAAAGTTCTAAACAAAGGTTGAAATATTGTTATGATATAGTCTATGCACAAAGAGGTCATGAACAATGGGGTTGTTTGGGGGGACCTCTTGTTTTTCCATTCTAGGAATTTCTGCCCCCCTTTTCCACCCTATATCAGCTGTACAATAGGATGACACCCACCCCACCGCCCTCACCCTTGTCCATTTTGAACTGCTTCTCTGCATTGACATAGATTAAATGACAAAGAGATAATATTGTCATCACTGCATTAAACATCCAACTAGCCAAGCCATGACCTCTGGTTTACATTCTATCTTATAATGTTCCTTTACTCTGTTGCTCAGGCTCGATAGCGTTTTGTTTGACCTTGCTACAAAGGCAGACCGTCTGCAGAATCTGCGCTTGGCTGCACAAATGCGATGCGACGCTGCTTCCTCTGTAGCTCCCAGGAGGCGGAAAAGAAATCGACGAAGTGTGCACTAAATGTGTTGATACAAAGTCACACCACAACCACTAAGATattctcaaatgttttttttcgcaTATGCTCTATTTCTTTCCCGCCACCAAACTTTCTTTAAGTATATGCAGCGGTCACAGATGTCCCTTTTTTTAGGTGTATGCTAAGCTACACTTTAATCATATGTGcattatacacagtaaatataaatatatacaggcATTTGCTTTGGTCTTGTTCAATACTTTTGTCAAAGTCCACCTCCTTGCCTGGTTctcaaataactttttttcatgcCACTCACTGTCTAGATAATTGAGAAGCATTTTTCTTACCACAGGGTCAAAGGTAGCATTATTTGCTTGTGTTTTACCCAATGAATAATATCAACATTGTTACCTAACATGAGAGATGCATGATTCTTCAATGCAAAACTATGCAGGTATAGGCGCTTGATGACTTCAGGAACATGAAACTCCCCCTTCAACAAATAGATTCAAAGTGTGTAGACCTTTTTAAGGAAGAAAAGTGGATAAATAAACACCAATGGATTAACGCTTGCTTGTAATGTTGTTTGTAAAAAAGTCGGGAGAGTGAGATAGCTTAAGTATGTGGCCTAGTTGCTCCGCTCAGACGAAAGTGATACATGGGTGTGTGCTTTCAGGTTAATCACTAATGTGGAGCGCTGAGCACAAAGTCCACACAAGCAAGAGCTACTTTGTGTGAACCTTGTATCCTGCAAGTTGCTGtcagacaggaaaaaaaaaacagactttattaaatattaagtACTCAACTTGCACCATTTGGGGGATTTCTTCTGTAAGCTTCCAGCTCATAATCCGAATCCAAAAAGTGATTATGTGGAaagtgttttaaatttttagcaAAACTGCCAATTGTGTtggagttctttttttttttttttaaatcctgacTATACACCTTCCATTATAAGGTGTGACctctttttatgtttaaaaaaatactactacactggttgaaaataaattgttttaaaaagagtCCACCAACTGCAAACAACTGAGCTAAAATGCCTTGCTGACAGGTCAGTTGCCAGTTTGCCTTTTTAAAGGCATTTTGCCTTATTTTTACTGGTATAAAAATGTGGGCGTCGGTTCCGCATTGGATCGGTATCGGCAAAActtctttttggaaaaataggATTGCATAGGAACTCAAAAAATTACTATTGGGATATCCCTACATTCAAGTAATCCCAAAATCTGGTCTAAATGaagttgttgcatttttttctctgttctCACCAGTGTTGACAGCATGAACACCAGGCAGAATATCCCAGTGGACCACGGTGTCCAGATCCGCTTCATCAAAGACCTTCATGATTCCCGTGGAGGCGGCGGAGGACAACCTGGGTCTCAAGCCAAGCCTAAGTCTCAAACATCCTCCAAATATGGCGTGGCAGTCCGGGTGCAGGGCATTGCCGGACAGCCCTACGTGGTCCTGAAAGATGGCAAAAAGGGGGACTCGTACGGAGTTCAGCTCAGGAGTCAGTACAGTAGCCTCCCCCGCAGGAGGGAGAAGGGGGTTCTGGAAACGCAGGGTACAGATGATGGAGGAGCGCTGCGGCGCGCCCAATCCCATGGGTCACTCCTGGATAGagatggggagggagggggaggcgATGAGGAGTTTCAGCTGTCTCGACCTCCGGGGGATGGGAAATCTGGCAGCTATGGCCACCTGGACAGCGGGCTGGGAGTACGAGGAGAAAGAGAACCAGCTCACAATATGTGGGATGGTTCTCATAAGGCAAGATTTAACGGCTCAGTGGGGTCACTGGGTGAGAGACAGCATTCTTCGAGTCCGCCCCAGCAGGGCAACCACCTTGTAAACAGGTTTGACGAAGGCATAAGTGGAAGTGGGCAGCGAGGATTATTGCCTTCCCGGGGCGCCCGAGCTATGCACCCTCGAACCACCGCCAACCAGCACGTCTCGCCATCGCATTCTAATCAAAGCAGCCCGGCACGTAGCCACAGCTCTCCCAATGGTGCCCCCGCACGGTCAGCTCATCAAGAGCAGTCAACGGGAAGATATGTGACTGATGAGACAGAGCTTCGAGTAAGAATGAAATGAGTTTCAGTCAGTGCACGAATCCTCATTTAACAATAATTTTATCTATAGCTTAAGGTAACCCCTGATATTTTGCTGGACCAGAGTGCAGAAATGAGCAGAGAAGAGGAGCAGATCATGCAGACTGTTTATAGCATCATCAGAGAAGGGTATgacctttttttcatcttttttagaTGAATTCCTCCATCTTTTAAATCGCCCCTTCCACCAACTGTGGCTTCCTTTTCTAACACTCAAAACCTTGTTTCCTTCAGTGAACTGATTGACTGAGCTATCTTTCCAATGTCGTTCTTCTACTTTTCTTCTATTAATATATTCTCAGATCCACCCATCCTTCAAAACAGTATTTATCTGTTCTTCGTGTTCATTTGATCCATCCATGCCACACCATCTAATGGTTTTTCCCCTCTGTTTGCTTCATTTAAGTGCATTTAAATGTACTGCTTCTCCTGTTTGTGTTAATGTTAATGTTGtagcaattgtttttttgtcattaaataaTATGTTTTCCCCATTAATCACATATATTTCTTCTCTTTTCCTGCCCTCCCTTCTTCCTCAGGTCCAATGAGAGTGATCTTGCCATTAAGCAGAAAGTCAACCTGATCTGTCAAAGGCTTCACGACCTTCAGGTGTGCTTTTGAGAAATATCgaatttcttttctctttaaaaaagtaaCAGATGTCAAAGAGTGTTCACAAGTTAACATGTCTTCAATACATCCTTACCAGCACAATGACGCATCCTTGGATCTGATGAGAGAAAAGAAGTCTCTTGAGAGGAAGGTGGCGGAACTTCAGAATGCTATACAAGAGCACAGAAGGGTAGGTGGAGTGCAGCACACACTCCTCACACAACGTTTGTGTAGTGCTCCTTGAAAACACTCACCATGCGAGGAATGATGTTggcgggtgggggggggggattactCGTTCAGTGTTTATGCCATTTTAACAATCCTAACCAGGAGGGCTTGTGCTACTGTGGAGTGTACTTCAAATTAATCCATGTATTAATCCTTTAAATCCTCTTCTCTAGTCAGCCACATGCATGCGCGCACACACAAGAATGTTACCCCCTGTAATCACTCTTTACATATTGTTTTAAGGAAGTTGGAAGATTCTTAATCTCTAATAGCCCATAATAATTTACAAATCCTCATTGCATATTGATTTTGGGGGGTTGCAATTGCAGAAGCTTTAACATTTTGCTATAAGCTAATAGTTTATGCTTGAAAGGTCCTGTGTTCAAGTTCTCATTAATTTATCATCTGCACTTGTGTTTAGGGATCCCTCACACGCTCTGATAAAGTTTTGCAAGCTGAGCTGGACTCCTGCTTGGATGCAAATGTGCAACTGGAAGAAACGCTGGCCCGGAAAAAGAAGGAACTTCATGAAACCCAGTCTGAGTGAGAAACACAATATTCATTCACACTCGTAGTGAGAGGGGATGATGAATGGATACCATAGCCGACTCCATAAGAGAGAAGAAATATGCTACTTGAAGCTGCGCAGGATGCCAGTCAAGGCATTAAATTGAAGGACAGTTCTGCATAAATTGGCACGTACGCAACTGTGACCAAGTGTTGCACAGAGGGAAACCCACTATATACATTGAAGGATGCTGAGGTACTGATTAGTCATCAATCACTCATTATTTACACCGTGTGTTCTCTTGTAGACTGACTCAGTTACGTATAGAAAGAGAGAATGCCGAGGCTCAAGCCAGAGAGATGGAGGACCAACTGGCTGAGCTCCAAGATGAACTGAGAAGAGAAAATGGAAACAAGACGGTACAACAAAGTTGCAATTTGACGTCATAGTAGGTTTGAGATGTGGCACGGctcggtgtgtgtgtttgcaggaCGTGACGACGCTGGAGGCTGAAATGATGGAGGTGTGTCATCTGAAGCACAAGCTGGAGGAGACGCTGAGGCAACGGGAGAGAGAACTGACGGCACTGAAAGGAGCGCTTAAAGATGAAGTGGCCACACATGATAAGGAGACCGAGGCACTGCGAGAACAGTACCGCGTCGACATGGAGAAACTGAGGAGCAGCATGGAGCAGGTGTCTCAGGTAGACCCAAGCATAAACAGCAACTACTATATAAAAATGTAGATAGCAACCAGACGCATACAAAGCAAATGAAAGATTTTTGGGAAATTCGTGCTGGTTCATTGATCTATTCAGAAGACTGATTTCtatttgagggggaaaaaagactaACTAaaataatatctttaaattagtCCGTGTCATTACTGTCTGAGAGGATTAAAACAAGCAAATCGGAGTAAGGATCCGGAACAATAGGGGCACCTCAGATTTCATTCTTAATCTTGGATTTTAGCCTTTAAAGTACTTCTTGTGATTTTATATCTCCTTCAAATACATGACTGGACCTCACTCATTATTTGAGTATTTTGCACTTGGCACAATGACAATTAAGGTGTTCTTCCACTCTGTTCTTTCTTTCAGTCTCACGCAGGGATCGAAGCGGAGCGCTTGCGAGTAAATTCCTCAGTTCGCACTCTGCAGCAACAGTTAGAGGATTGCAGGGATGAGAGCAGCCATTGGATGGAGCAATTTCACAACACCAGAGATGAATTACGCTCTTCAAAGCAAGAGTAAGTTCACAGACTTGTATAAGGCCTGCTGCATGGATAGCATTGCATTTATTGATGGTATTGCAAAATATTGATTCAGATTCCTGATTAGGCTTAATAACACAATGTTTTAATCAATTCAAAGCGACTGATAAATCATATTGTCACACACCAAATGCTATTACATTAAGAGTCTGTGTTTGCTTACATGTAAGACTTCTGCAAGCCCGACTGGAAAAAGAGGAAAGCGAGGAAGAGTTGAAAGAGCTCCAAGACAAAGTGAACACAATGAAACAGAAGATGCCGGACCCCAATCAGGCACAGACTTTAAACCAGGTGCAAGAATATACTCCCACATGCTGAAGTTTGCAGAAAGGAGCTAGAAAATAGCTCAAAGCATTGTGTTGGATGTGATCTTTTTTAGGAGCTCGAGCGTCGAAATGCTGATCTGCAGAAGGCGAAGTCAGAAGTGGAGAAGCGCAGGATagaatttgataaaaaagtgATGGAGACCATCTCGGTGAAAAAAGCTCATCAGGAGCATGAGGCAGAACTAAAATATGAGATTGACCGACTGAAGAATCAGCTGCAGAGGACCAAAGATGACTTGGTCAAGGCacaggagaaaaacaaaaaagttagcTTCTAAAATAAACTGGAAATAACTGAATCCATGTTTTGTATACACTCctgtattatgtatttttatattctttCCCTTGATATTCTATCCTTCAGCTCCCAGACCCAGCAACCCTCTCTGAAATGGAACAGAATCTTAATGAAGCACAAAATGAAGCCGGCCAGCTCAAGGAAAAACTTTCATCCATTGAGGAGGAGCTGGAGGCTAGTAAATCTCGTTTGAATAGATCTCAGTTAGACCTGAAGTCTTTAGAGGGTGCCCAGAAGGAGCAGACTCAGAACAACACACGTCTGAAGGAAAAACTGTCTCGTTTAGAGGTAAGCTTTCATCATTCCCAGCCTGATATCAGCCAGAATGATTGACTATTTTGTCTTCAGGCTCAGTTACTGACCAGCAACGCAGAAAGCTCAGAGGCCGAGCTTACCCTCCACACAGAACTGAGGAGCTTGAGAACCGAGCTTGATGAAGAGAAGAGAAAAACCTCCCGCTTGACGCAAGAGCAACGTGAACTCGGCCAACGCGTGGAGGACTCTGAGAAAGAGAAGGAGGCGCTCAAAGAGACCCTCAACCAGATGGATGGGATCAAACGACAGCAGGAGAGAGCTCTAGAGAAAATCAACAAGGAGGTAGGTTGCCCAAAAGGCCAAGTAGAACAACTTGTACATGTGGGTGAATGTTATAGTACAGCCTTGCGCCAACATCCAGTTTTGCCCTTTTGAAacccttttcattttcaaagtGCTAAAATAGAGTGGATAGTGCGTCGACCTGGGTTCAGATCCAGGTTGTTCCACctatgtggactttgcatgtttttgccaggcctgtgtgggttttctctgggtactccagtttcctcccacattccaaagacatggtaggctgattggacactctaaattgcccctaggtatcatggtaggctgattggacactctaaattgcccctaggtatgagtgtgagcgtgaatggttgtttgtctccttgtgccttgcaattggctggccaccaattcagggtgtagcCTGCCTCTGGAccgaagtcatctgggataggctacagcacccccacgaccctagtatCGATAAagcttttcagaaaatgaaatgagtgcTCAAATAATCCCTTGCTTTTTTAATCCCTCCATTGCCCTCTGTTTTATCTCTCCCTTTGTTTTTGCCGTCAGTTTGAGTCCCTCACAATATCCTCAAGAGACGAAGCGCAGACTCTGAAGGTTCAACTGGAGGAGCAGAGAGAACGCGCACGCAAAGAAATGCAGGAGGTGCAACGTCACGGTAGCGACGCTCAAACCGAATTGG includes:
- the cgna gene encoding cingulin isoform X2; protein product: MNTRQNIPVDHGVQIRFIKDLHDSRGGGGGQPGSQAKPKSQTSSKYGVAVRVQGIAGQPYVVLKDGKKGDSYGVQLRSQYSSLPRRREKGVLETQGTDDGGALRRAQSHGSLLDRDGEGGGGDEEFQLSRPPGDGKSGSYGHLDSGLGVRGEREPAHNMWDGSHKARFNGSVGSLGERQHSSSPPQQGNHLVNRFDEGISGSGQRGLLPSRGARAMHPRTTANQHVSPSHSNQSSPARSHSSPNGAPARSAHQEQSTGRYVTDETELRSAEMSREEEQIMQTVYSIIREGSNESDLAIKQKVNLICQRLHDLQHNDASLDLMREKKSLERKVAELQNAIQEHRRGSLTRSDKVLQAELDSCLDANVQLEETLARKKKELHETQSELTQLRIERENAEAQAREMEDQLAELQDELRRENGNKTDVTTLEAEMMEVCHLKHKLEETLRQRERELTALKGALKDEVATHDKETEALREQYRVDMEKLRSSMEQVSQSHAGIEAERLRVNSSVRTLQQQLEDCRDESSHWMEQFHNTRDELRSSKQELLQARLEKEESEEELKELQDKVNTMKQKMPDPNQAQTLNQELERRNADLQKAKSEVEKRRIEFDKKVMETISVKKAHQEHEAELKYEIDRLKNQLQRTKDDLVKAQEKNKKLPDPATLSEMEQNLNEAQNEAGQLKEKLSSIEEELEASKSRLNRSQLDLKSLEGAQKEQTQNNTRLKEKLSRLEAQLLTSNAESSEAELTLHTELRSLRTELDEEKRKTSRLTQEQRELGQRVEDSEKEKEALKETLNQMDGIKRQQERALEKINKEFESLTISSRDEAQTLKVQLEEQRERARKEMQEVQRHGSDAQTELDRSHTNLRRLEEELSRQKKELLLACEERDNHQLDKEMLTNRLRHLEAESEANKSGVNEKTREIRILEEKLKRLQLDLEEERGSAEMLTERMSRSRDQIDQLRSELMQERSSKQDLELDKNGMERQLKELRGRVADMEGQTRSSAGASQLESKIQELEERLHTEDREKNSVLASQRRLERKLKELNIMLDEERETHTEQKDQLVLKVKALKRQVDESETELERIDTLRRKAQRDMEEQMELKDALQSRVSALETELKRKTQATMRPAFDSSAFSSDDDDSIYDSSTITSILTEGNLQTSSC
- the cgna gene encoding cingulin isoform X1 yields the protein MNTRQNIPVDHGVQIRFIKDLHDSRGGGGGQPGSQAKPKSQTSSKYGVAVRVQGIAGQPYVVLKDGKKGDSYGVQLRSQYSSLPRRREKGVLETQGTDDGGALRRAQSHGSLLDRDGEGGGGDEEFQLSRPPGDGKSGSYGHLDSGLGVRGEREPAHNMWDGSHKARFNGSVGSLGERQHSSSPPQQGNHLVNRFDEGISGSGQRGLLPSRGARAMHPRTTANQHVSPSHSNQSSPARSHSSPNGAPARSAHQEQSTGRYVTDETELRLKVTPDILLDQSAEMSREEEQIMQTVYSIIREGSNESDLAIKQKVNLICQRLHDLQHNDASLDLMREKKSLERKVAELQNAIQEHRRGSLTRSDKVLQAELDSCLDANVQLEETLARKKKELHETQSELTQLRIERENAEAQAREMEDQLAELQDELRRENGNKTDVTTLEAEMMEVCHLKHKLEETLRQRERELTALKGALKDEVATHDKETEALREQYRVDMEKLRSSMEQVSQSHAGIEAERLRVNSSVRTLQQQLEDCRDESSHWMEQFHNTRDELRSSKQELLQARLEKEESEEELKELQDKVNTMKQKMPDPNQAQTLNQELERRNADLQKAKSEVEKRRIEFDKKVMETISVKKAHQEHEAELKYEIDRLKNQLQRTKDDLVKAQEKNKKLPDPATLSEMEQNLNEAQNEAGQLKEKLSSIEEELEASKSRLNRSQLDLKSLEGAQKEQTQNNTRLKEKLSRLEAQLLTSNAESSEAELTLHTELRSLRTELDEEKRKTSRLTQEQRELGQRVEDSEKEKEALKETLNQMDGIKRQQERALEKINKEFESLTISSRDEAQTLKVQLEEQRERARKEMQEVQRHGSDAQTELDRSHTNLRRLEEELSRQKKELLLACEERDNHQLDKEMLTNRLRHLEAESEANKSGVNEKTREIRILEEKLKRLQLDLEEERGSAEMLTERMSRSRDQIDQLRSELMQERSSKQDLELDKNGMERQLKELRGRVADMEGQTRSSAGASQLESKIQELEERLHTEDREKNSVLASQRRLERKLKELNIMLDEERETHTEQKDQLVLKVKALKRQVDESETELERIDTLRRKAQRDMEEQMELKDALQSRVSALETELKRKTQATMRPAFDSSAFSSDDDDSIYDSSTITSILTEGNLQTSSC